GCATCCAGCACCGGTACGGCGCTGATGCCGTGCGTCAGCAGGCAGCGAGCTATGTCGTCGATGGGCGTGTCGAGGTTCACGGTGATCACCGGGGCGCTCATGATATCCGCTGCCTTCATCCCAGCCTCCGTTGTTGCCTGTCGGCTCTGTCATAACCGGGAATGTGGGTGCTCGGAGAAAGACATACACCGTCACCCCGACGCCGCTTGTCCTGGGGCTCGAGCGTTCCCAAAGCAGATGGAGGGGCGGAGGCGGCAACTCAAGCGAGCGGGGTGAGCATGGCGACTTTCAGGCCGGGCGGCGGAGCCAAAAGCCAGATCACCGTCTTCGGCCACCCTGTGCACCCCATGTTCATCCCCTTCCCGATCGCCTTTCTCAGCGGCGTCGTGGTCACCGATGCGGCGTATCTGTATCTCGCCGACCCGTTCTGGGCCCGGATGAGCTTCTGGTTGCTGACGGGCGGCGTGGGCATGGGCGCCCTGGCGGCGCTGACGGGCTTGTCGGATTTCACCCGGGTACGGGTCATCCGCCATCACCTGAGCGGTTGGAGCCATATGCTCAGCGCGGTGGTGATGCTGTCATTCGCCACGGTCAATCTGCTGCAGCGGCGCGTGGATCCGGACACGGCGGTGTGGCCCTGGGGCTTTTTCCTGTCCGTGGTCACCGCGCTCATGCTCGCGGTGGCGGGCTGGCTGGGCGGCAAGATGGTGTTCGAGCACAATCTCGGCCCCGGAGAACCGTTGATGGACGCGCCGGACATTCCCGACAGCGAAGGCGTTCAGGGTGGCGAACCGCCGGAGGAGGGCTGAGCCCCGCTCAGAGGGGTTTGCTCAGCACCAGGTACAGGATCGGCAAGGCGAGCATCGGCGGCAGCAGGCTCAGGCTCCAATAGTGCAGCGGTGCATGTACGATGTTGTCGCGCAGCTGCGCGGCAAGTCGGCCGATGTAAAGGTGGCACCAGGCGAGCGTGGTCACGAAGCCAAGCTTCAGCGCCAGCCAGCCGCCCTCGAAGCCGCGCGCGTAAGCCAGCCAGATCCCCGTCAGTACCGCCAGCACGGCGCAGCCGCTCGCCCCCCAGGCATACAGATGCAAGACACTTTGGATCAGGGGCTGGTCCTGCTCGCCCGGCCCGCGGCGGTGCTCGGCACACAGGGCCGGCACCAGGCTGAGGGTGCCCAGCCAGAGACAGATGAAGAGGATGTGCAGCACTACGGCCCAGGGCACCTGATCAGGCCCACTCATGCGTTACGCGTGCGTGCATCGGCGGCTGTCCGGTTTCTCTTCGCAGAGCGTATTCGTCTATGGCCGAAAGCGTGAGGGTTCAAGGCCGGGCGCTTTGAATCGCGCCCCGCGCCCGCACTGCTGAGGGCATGGATCTCGATGCCTGGTCGCACTACCTGTTGCCTTGGGAGTTCTCGCCCGCGTGGGCGCTCCTCAGCGCGGTGCCGGTGCTGCTCTACGCACGCGGTCTCGGCCGGCTGCGCCGGCGCGGCCAGGCGCCGCCCTGGTGGCGGACATGCCTTTTTCTCGCGGGCATGGTCGCGGTGTACGCGGTCACCCAGACCGGCTACGACTATCTCGCCCGGTATCTGTTCTTCGCGCACCGGGCGCAGCATCTGGTGTTGCACCACGCCGCCCCTTTCCTGATCGCCTTGAGCGCCCCCTGGGCGGCGCTGCTTGCCGGCCTGCCCCGGCGCGCCCGTGCGCTGCCCGGCGCGGAGCCCGGCCGGGTACTGCTGGGGCGTGGCTACGCGGGCTTGCAAAGCCCGCCGGTGGCGGGGCTGCTGTTCGTGGGTCTGGTGTATCTGTGGCTGCTGCCCGAGCTGCATTTCGACGCCATGCTCAGCGCCCGGCTGTACGCGCTGATGAACCTGAGCATGTACCTGGACGGGCTGCTGTTCTGGCAGTTGGTGCTGGACCGGCGCGGCCCGCCGCGCCAGCGCTGCGGCTACGGCGCGCGGATGCTGCTGGTGCTGGCGGTGGCCCTGCCCCAGGTGCTGCTGGGGGTGTTCATGGTCGGTGCCGAGCGCGTTTGGTTCGAGGTGTACGAAGTGTGCGGGCGGGCCTGGCCGCTGGACCCACTGACCGATCAGCGCCTGGGCGGGCTGCTCACCTGGATACCCGCGGCGATGATGAGCATGCTGGGCGCGCTGGTGGTGCTGGTGCATCTGTTGCGCGATACCGCGCGGCGCGAACAGGTGCCCGAGCCATGAACGAGCGCCGCCGCCGCCGGGGGCTCTCGCGCTGCCTGCGGCTGGGCGTGCTGCTGTTCGCGCTGGCGGCGTGCGGTGGCCAGCCGCACTGGCACAGCCGGGACATCCGCGGACTGCTGCCCGATCTTCCGTCCGAACTCAGCCCCAGGATCGGGTCCGCGGAGGTGCGGCTGCTGTTCTTCGGCTACACCCATTGCCCGCATCTGTGCCCGGCCACCCTGGCGCGTCTGGACGCCGTGAGCGCCGCCCTCGGTCATCCGCCGGACTTGCGCATCGTCTTCATCAGCGTGGATCCGCGCCGTGATACCCGGCCCGTTCTCCGGGCGTTCCTGCAACGCTTCAGGGCGCCGGTCAGCGGTCTGCGTCCGGATCCGGCCACCCTGCGGGTGCTCAGCCGGCGCTACCGGGTCGGTTACGGCTACGGCGACGCGGACGATCGCGGCAATTACGCCGTCTCCCACCCCGCCGGCGTCTATGTGTTCGACCGCCAGGGTCGGGCGCGGCTGTTGATCCGGCCGTCCGACCGGCACGACGGGGTCGTGGCGGACCTGCGGCGCTTGCTGGCCGAGGGGGCGTGAGGGCAAGCCGCGGCGGAGCGCGGCTTATGCCACGCTCCGCCGCCCGGCACGACGGCCGCGTCCTGCTCAGTGCAATTGGTGGTCGCCGCTGATGGGCGTGGTGGTGCCGATGTAGCTGGTGGAGCCGACCACGTACAGGCGGTATTCCTTGGGGTAGCTATGGCCGGTGGCGTAGAGGCTGACCTCGGCCCGCAGCTCGGTGCCGGCGGCGACCTTGCCGAGCTGGATGAAGTCCACGTAGGAGGCGGTGTTGGCGGTGGCCAGCACCGTGCCCTGCTGGTCCTTGATGACCAGGTCGAAGTCGTCCAGCGTGTACATGGGCACCAGCACGACGGTGACGTACTGGTCGTCGTTGGAGGTGAACGTGTAGCTGTCCGTCTCCATGTACGGATAGGCGATGTAGCCCTCCACCATGAAGGACGTGTCGTTGTCGGTCGCCGTCTTGGCGTAGCTCTCGGTGTAGTTTTCGTAGAGCTCGTAGCTGCGCACGCCGTTGTTGTAGTCGACCGTCACGTTGCGCTGTATCTGGGTGCCGTCGGTGTATCGGCCATGGCTGTCGGTGCTGAAACCATGGGCGCCCACCGGGCCGAGCGGGCCCAACGGTCCCAGGGGGCCCAGGGGCCCCAGCGGACCGAGCACGGTCCACACGCCGCCGGCCTGCAGCTGCTTGCCGAAGTCGTTGATGCCGGGAAGGGTCTGGTCGTAAGCCGTGTCGCTGAGCGGCCCGTCGGGCCCCAGGGGGCCGGCGGCGCTGAGGGGGCCGCCCAGCTCGGTGAGATCCTCCGACCATTCGTTCCAGCTGGCGGCACCGCTGATCCAGTAGGAGACGTCCCAGGCGTTACTGCCGATCGGGCCCAGGCTGCCCAGGGGGCCGTAGGGGCCTATGGGGCCGTAGTAGCCCAGGGCACTGGAAGAGCCCAGGTACTGCTCCGCGTCCACCGGGTCGTTGACCGGCGGCGTTACGGAGTGCAGAGAGCCTTGCAGCTCGTGTATGGCATTGGAGGTGATCGCCCAGTCGGCGGCGACAGCCGGCAGGGTGGACAGGGACGCCAGCAGGCAGGCAAGGGTCAGGAGCATTTTTCTTGAGCGCATTGGGTACTACCTTGTGAATCATGACTCGGCTGTCATGTCGAAGGCTATCAACCGCTGTGCGCGCGGAGAAATCACTATTCACGATGTCCGGTATAAGCGGCCGTGATAACGGCCCATCGCGGCCTGTGGGTGTGGGGGCGGGGAATCGCCCGGTGCTTCCCTACAGCGCGGCGGAAAGCTCCTTCAGCAGTTCGCGCAGCCAGCGGTTGGCGGGGTTCTTGCTCTCTCTGACGTGCCAGTGCTGGCTCACCGGCACGCCCGGATGCTCGACCGGGCAAGGCAGCATGCGCAGCCCCGCCAGACGACAGACGCGGCGGGCGATACGCACGGGCAGCACGCCGATCAGGTCGGTTTCCGCGATGACGCCGATGATGGTCAGGTAGTTGGGCACGCGTAGCGCGATGTTGCGCCGCAGGCCTTGCTGGGACAGCACCTGGTCGACGGTGTCCTGGTTCTGGCGCGGGGTGAAGATCACCTGGGGGATCTCCTGGAATTGCTCCAGGGTGAGTTCCTCGCCGATTTCCGGGTGATCGTCTCTGACGACACAAATGAAGTCCTCGAAGACCAGCTGTTGGCGATAGCAGCCGCTCTGTAGCGCGGGAATATTGCCGATGGCCAGGTCCACCAGGCCCGATTCCAGGTCCACCGGCAGGGTTCGCTCCACCACGGGCACCGTGGAGAGGGTGATATGCGGGGCATGGGCCCGCAACCATCGCATCAATGGCGGCAGCAGCAGGAATTCGCTGTAGTCGCTCATGGCGAGGCAGAAGCTGTGGTCGGCGTTGGCGTAGTCGAAACCGCTGTTGTGACTGAGCGCGTCGAGTATGTCCTCCAGGGCCTGGCTTATCGGCTCCGCGAGCTCGTCGGCACGGGGGGTGGGTTCCATACCCTGGGCGGTCTTCACGAACAGCGGGTCGTCGAGTAACTGTCGGAGCCGGTTAAGCGCGCCGCTGACGGCTGGCTGCGTCATCCCCAGGCGGCGCGCCGCGCGGGTGATGTTCCGCTCGCGATGGATGGCATCGAAGATGCCGAGCAGGTTCAGGTCCACCGAGCGGATATTGTGCAGAGTGCGTTTGGCTTTCATGGGTCGCTTTCAGGGCGTTACAGGCTTGGGGGCGGCGCGGGTCTGGCGCCGATGATAGCCCAAGCCCCGTCCCCGATGGGGGTTCGCCTTCGATCCGCCAAATGCCCGCCGGCTTTCGCGCCCGCCCCGATCGATGAAGTAGGCGTGGGCCGGCGTTGGTGTAATGTGTGCGTACCATCGCTTTTGACGCAAACCAATGAGGCGGGTCCATGGACGTCGAACTTTCCCAGCCGGCTCACCAACTGCTGGCGCGGTTGCACCGGGGTGAGCTCAGTGCCTACGCGCTGACCCAGGCCTGTCTGGCGCGCATCGACGCGGAGAACCCGCGGCTGAACGCCGTCCCCGTGGTCCAGCGCGAGCGCGCCCTGAGCGCCGCCCGCGCCGCGGACCGCGCCTACGCCGAGGGCGGCCCCCGCGGCCCCCTGCACGGCCTGCCGATGACGGTGAAGGATTTCACCCGGGTGGCCGCTTGCCCCAGCAGCTACGGCTATCGGTTGCTCAAGCACTACCGGCCGCGCAAGGACTCGGCCGTGGTCGCCGCCCTCAAGGGCGCCGGCGCCATCATCCTGGGCCGCAGCAATGTGCCGGTCGGGGGCGTGGACTGGCAATGCCTGAGCGGTGCCCACGGTCGCACCCTCAACCCCCACGACACCGCGCGCACCTGCGGCGGCTCGTCGGGCGGCGCGGCGGCGGCGCTGGCGGCGGGGATGACGCCGCTGGAGATCGGCAGTGACCTGGCCGGCTCCATCCGCTACCCGGCGCACTGCTGCGGCGTGATGGGGCTGCGCCCCAGCGATGGGCTGGTCTCCAACGCCGGCATGATGCCGGGCGGCAAGGGGGCGTATCGCCACTCCCTGGTCAATGGGCCGATGGCCCGCTGCGTGGAGGACCTGGAGCTGGCGCTG
The nucleotide sequence above comes from Alkalilimnicola sp. S0819. Encoded proteins:
- a CDS encoding DUF2231 domain-containing protein, with the protein product MATFRPGGGAKSQITVFGHPVHPMFIPFPIAFLSGVVVTDAAYLYLADPFWARMSFWLLTGGVGMGALAALTGLSDFTRVRVIRHHLSGWSHMLSAVVMLSFATVNLLQRRVDPDTAVWPWGFFLSVVTALMLAVAGWLGGKMVFEHNLGPGEPLMDAPDIPDSEGVQGGEPPEEG
- a CDS encoding CopD family protein, producing MSGPDQVPWAVVLHILFICLWLGTLSLVPALCAEHRRGPGEQDQPLIQSVLHLYAWGASGCAVLAVLTGIWLAYARGFEGGWLALKLGFVTTLAWCHLYIGRLAAQLRDNIVHAPLHYWSLSLLPPMLALPILYLVLSKPL
- a CDS encoding cytochrome c oxidase assembly protein; this encodes MDLDAWSHYLLPWEFSPAWALLSAVPVLLYARGLGRLRRRGQAPPWWRTCLFLAGMVAVYAVTQTGYDYLARYLFFAHRAQHLVLHHAAPFLIALSAPWAALLAGLPRRARALPGAEPGRVLLGRGYAGLQSPPVAGLLFVGLVYLWLLPELHFDAMLSARLYALMNLSMYLDGLLFWQLVLDRRGPPRQRCGYGARMLLVLAVALPQVLLGVFMVGAERVWFEVYEVCGRAWPLDPLTDQRLGGLLTWIPAAMMSMLGALVVLVHLLRDTARREQVPEP
- a CDS encoding SCO family protein, with the protein product MNERRRRRGLSRCLRLGVLLFALAACGGQPHWHSRDIRGLLPDLPSELSPRIGSAEVRLLFFGYTHCPHLCPATLARLDAVSAALGHPPDLRIVFISVDPRRDTRPVLRAFLQRFRAPVSGLRPDPATLRVLSRRYRVGYGYGDADDRGNYAVSHPAGVYVFDRQGRARLLIRPSDRHDGVVADLRRLLAEGA
- a CDS encoding LysR family transcriptional regulator, whose protein sequence is MKAKRTLHNIRSVDLNLLGIFDAIHRERNITRAARRLGMTQPAVSGALNRLRQLLDDPLFVKTAQGMEPTPRADELAEPISQALEDILDALSHNSGFDYANADHSFCLAMSDYSEFLLLPPLMRWLRAHAPHITLSTVPVVERTLPVDLESGLVDLAIGNIPALQSGCYRQQLVFEDFICVVRDDHPEIGEELTLEQFQEIPQVIFTPRQNQDTVDQVLSQQGLRRNIALRVPNYLTIIGVIAETDLIGVLPVRIARRVCRLAGLRMLPCPVEHPGVPVSQHWHVRESKNPANRWLRELLKELSAAL